The genome window GGCGGATGGGTTTGGCGGGCCAGGCTTCCTGGGCCAGCGCGCGGGCGCCTGGAAGGGTGGCGGTGGCGCCGGCCAGCGTGGCCAGCTCGCGGATGAATCGGCGGCGTGTCATACCAGGAACCTCCCGGGTTGGGGTCCGCGCTCGACCGGCACGCTCTTGAACGAGCCGTCCTGGAAGAGGCGCAGGCGGGACGCCAGCAGTTCGTCCGTCAGGCGGGCGAGGCGGCCGGCGTCGAAGGCGAGGCGGCCGTCGCGCTTGACGAAGCGGCCCGCGACCATGACGTTCTCGATGTCCGAGGTTTCCGCGTACATGACGACGATGTGCGCGGGATCGCCGCCGGCGTTGGCGGGGAAGATATTCATGCCGCGCGTGTCGATCATGATCAGGTCGGCCTGCTTGCCCGGCGCCAGCGAGCCGGTCTTGCCGTCCAGGCCGAAGGCCTTGGCCCCGCCCAGCGTGGCCCAGTGGATGGCATCGCGCGTCTGGGTGGAGTGCTGGGTCTTGGCCGGCCAGTTGCCTTCGGCGAACAGGCTGCGGTTGTCCAGTTCGCGCTGGTGCAGGAAGGCATGGCGCATGACCCACAGCATGGAACTGTTGAAGTAGGGATCGCAGTCGGTTCCCAGCGAGGGCGTGGCGCCGTGCTTGACCAGCCGTCCCAGCATGGCGGGCTTTTCGTAGTTCAGCATCTCGGTCAGGTTGGTGGCCGTGATGGTACAGCCGGCGTCCAGCACGATCTTCAATTCGTCGTCGTCGAAACAGTTGCCGTGGCCGATGTTGTGGTCGGGACCCAGCAGGCCCTCGCGGGCCAGGCGCGGATAGCCGTCCTCGACCACACGCTTGCCCTTGCGGCCATAGGTGTGGGCGGAATTGAACAGGCCGTACTCGCGCGCCAGGCGGATGTCGTGGGCGGCCACGTCGTACTCGCCCCAGTCGGGGCCCAGGATGGCCATGGCCAGCGTGACCAGCCCGTCGTCGGTGGCCAGCCGGCCCGTGCGCAGGCGGTGGATCTCGTCGCGCGGGAAAGACTGCTTGTAGTAGGGAACGGCGCCTTCGCGCTCGGGCGGCTTGACCGTGCCGCGCGCGAACACGGCGCGTATGCCCGATTCCTCCAGGGCGTCGATGGCGGCGTCGGTCATCTCGGCGTCGCGCAGGATGTGGCACCAGTCGACGATGGTGGTGGTGCCGTTGCGCAACTGGTTCAGCGCGCCCAGCAGGTTGCCCAGGTAGACGTCGCGCGCGGTGTAGTAGGTGGCCAGCTTCTTGTGCAGGTTGGCATGGTAGTCGCGGCTGCCGACCCAGTCGGCGCCGATGCCGCGCAGCTGGAATTCCCAGGTGTGGATGTGGGCGTTGACCATGCCCGGCATGACGATGCGGTGCGTGCCGTCCACGATCTCGTCGGCGGCCGTGTTCAGGCCGGGGCCGATGGCGGCGATCCGGTCGCCGTCGATGAGGATGTCGGCCTGGGCGAAGTCGCCCACGGCGGGGTCCATGGAAAGGATGGAAGCGTTCCTGATCAGCGTGCGGCTCATGTGTCCCCTCGGATGTGATGGCGGAGATCCCCGGGGCCCGGGCCATCAGGCCGTGGGCCGCCGGGTGGGCGGAGGCAGGACGCGCGCGACTGCGTAGGGAAGCCATGTTGACATTTTCCCCATCGGCGATAAACATCGTCAGATCAAAAAATTGTTTTCCAATCCGGAAAAAATATGGACCGCTTCGTGGCGATGTCGGTGTTCCGCAAGGTCGTCGAGCACGAAAGCTTCACGCAGGCCGCGCGCCAGCTGGGCATGTCGGTGGGATCGGTCAGCAAGTACCTGACGTGGCTGGAGCTGCACCTGGGCACCTCGCTGGTGGCCCGCACCACGCGCCGCCTGAACGTGACCGAGGCGGGCCGCAGCTACTACGCGCAATGCGCGCGGCTGCTGGACGACCTGGAGGAGGTCGAGCGGTCGGCCGCGTCCATGCAGACCATGCCGCGCGGCATGCTGAAGGTCCGCGCGCCGGTGTCGCTGGACTACGCGGGCTTCGGGGTCATGATGGGGGA of Pigmentiphaga sp. H8 contains these proteins:
- a CDS encoding amidohydrolase family protein, with translation MSRTLIRNASILSMDPAVGDFAQADILIDGDRIAAIGPGLNTAADEIVDGTHRIVMPGMVNAHIHTWEFQLRGIGADWVGSRDYHANLHKKLATYYTARDVYLGNLLGALNQLRNGTTTIVDWCHILRDAEMTDAAIDALEESGIRAVFARGTVKPPEREGAVPYYKQSFPRDEIHRLRTGRLATDDGLVTLAMAILGPDWGEYDVAAHDIRLAREYGLFNSAHTYGRKGKRVVEDGYPRLAREGLLGPDHNIGHGNCFDDDELKIVLDAGCTITATNLTEMLNYEKPAMLGRLVKHGATPSLGTDCDPYFNSSMLWVMRHAFLHQRELDNRSLFAEGNWPAKTQHSTQTRDAIHWATLGGAKAFGLDGKTGSLAPGKQADLIMIDTRGMNIFPANAGGDPAHIVVMYAETSDIENVMVAGRFVKRDGRLAFDAGRLARLTDELLASRLRLFQDGSFKSVPVERGPQPGRFLV